One genomic region from Proteus vulgaris encodes:
- a CDS encoding HU family DNA-binding protein, which translates to MNKAELTESVAEKADLTKTQAKAAIEAFIDSVTGALKEGDSVQLVGFGTFKVNHRAERTGRNPQTGKEIKIAAANVPAFTAGKALKDAVK; encoded by the coding sequence ATGAACAAAGCTGAATTAACCGAATCAGTTGCTGAAAAAGCGGATCTGACAAAAACTCAAGCAAAAGCTGCTATTGAAGCGTTTATCGATTCAGTAACAGGTGCTCTGAAAGAAGGCGATTCTGTACAGTTAGTTGGTTTCGGTACATTCAAGGTGAATCACCGTGCAGAGCGTACTGGTCGTAACCCTCAAACTGGTAAAGAAATTAAAATTGCAGCAGCTAACGTTCCTGCATTTACTGCCGGTAAAGCACTGAAAGACGCAGTAAAATAA
- a CDS encoding HAD family hydrolase: MTDKIKNRIAIFDLDETLLAGDSSRLWTNYLWDKKIVTDPHFLKLDEQMIADYYAEKLDIDQYLFQHLAYFKHHDISKINHWVNDFTETKIQPLLYPQGISIITQYRQQNIPVIIISATMSFLVHAIAKQLNVDVSMGIDMQIKDNHYTGFIEGIPTFREGKVERLNQWKEASNINNIYIYFYTDSSNDLPLCYQADRVIAVNADKKLTQVSDEKAWEQQHWGLNK, from the coding sequence ATGACAGATAAAATAAAAAACAGAATTGCTATTTTTGATCTAGATGAAACACTTTTAGCAGGCGATTCTAGTCGCTTATGGACAAACTATTTGTGGGATAAAAAAATAGTCACAGATCCTCATTTTCTAAAACTAGATGAACAAATGATCGCAGACTATTACGCTGAAAAGCTGGATATAGACCAATATCTATTTCAACATCTGGCATATTTTAAACATCATGATATAAGTAAAATAAATCATTGGGTTAATGACTTCACTGAAACAAAAATTCAGCCTCTACTTTACCCACAAGGAATATCAATAATTACACAATATCGACAGCAAAATATTCCCGTTATAATTATTTCAGCGACAATGTCCTTTCTAGTTCACGCTATTGCAAAACAACTCAATGTGGATGTTTCAATGGGTATTGATATGCAAATTAAGGACAATCATTACACCGGATTTATTGAAGGCATTCCTACATTTCGAGAAGGAAAGGTTGAGCGTTTAAATCAATGGAAAGAAGCCAGTAACATTAACAATATTTATATTTATTTCTATACTGATTCATCTAATGATCTCCCATTATGTTACCAAGCGGATCGCGTTATCGCGGTTAATGCAGATAAAAAATTAACTCAAGTTTCAGATGAAAAAGCGTGGGAACAACAACATTGGGGTTTAAATAAATAA
- a CDS encoding DUF1481 domain-containing protein codes for MLKRQGLLAIGSAFLLSACSSTVQLPEFSATGYIADEGVVRLWRLNNKASEPQVIMSVYSFYKKPETVITFYEYRQNKLWQVRSEVINPNDPSSWHLRLNKRGEVIFMQQESQKQKRALTEDERLRMVFAASKEREISEALTIGKVNLVQGVWYQNTMTTCAGEKVSVSFEGPEQRWLKTRTRNSSKPSYVAWLDSPEGKQLLMVAEHDFCKWEPTKESL; via the coding sequence TTGTTGAAACGACAGGGGCTGTTAGCAATAGGATCTGCTTTTTTGCTCAGCGCCTGCTCCTCTACTGTGCAACTACCTGAATTTTCTGCAACAGGTTATATTGCAGATGAAGGTGTTGTCCGGCTATGGCGTTTAAATAATAAAGCGTCAGAACCTCAAGTGATCATGAGTGTTTATAGCTTTTATAAAAAGCCAGAAACTGTCATCACATTCTATGAGTATCGTCAAAATAAGCTTTGGCAAGTCCGCTCTGAAGTTATCAATCCAAATGATCCTTCCTCTTGGCACCTTCGTTTAAATAAACGAGGTGAAGTTATTTTCATGCAACAAGAAAGCCAGAAGCAAAAACGAGCATTGACAGAAGATGAGCGTTTAAGAATGGTGTTTGCTGCAAGTAAAGAGCGTGAAATCAGTGAAGCGCTTACTATTGGGAAAGTAAATTTAGTGCAGGGTGTCTGGTATCAAAATACGATGACAACATGTGCTGGTGAGAAAGTGAGTGTTTCATTTGAAGGTCCAGAACAACGCTGGTTAAAAACAAGAACACGTAATTCAAGTAAGCCTTCTTATGTTGCTTGGCTTGATTCGCCAGAAGGTAAGCAATTACTTATGGTTGCAGAACACGATTTTTGTAAATGGGAACCAACAAAAGAGAGCTTGTGA
- the thiC gene encoding phosphomethylpyrimidine synthase ThiC: MSQNQTISVKDISPTNNKQRPRKEQRDAAQEFISTIQGVSFPNSNRIYLEGSRADIQVPMREIQLDKTLVGGSKDSPIFEDNEPVPVYDTSGPYGDPASQLDVNLGLKKIRQPWIDERNDTEALSLLSSDFTQQRLSDAGLEHLRFPLKPSPKKALNGKSVTQLHYARQGIITPEMEFIAIRENMGRERIRSEVLRQQHAGFSFGAHLPDNITPEFVRQEVAAGRAIIPANINHPESEPMIIGRNFLVKVNANIGNSSVTSSIEEEVEKLIWSTRWGADTVMDLSTGRYIHETREWIIRNSPVPIGTVPIYQALEKVNGIAEDLTWEMFRDTLLEQAEQGVDYFTIHAGVLLRYVPMTAKRLTGIVSRGGSIMAKWCLSHHKENFLYEHFREICEICTAYDVSLSLGDGLRPGSIQDANDEAQFSELHTLGELTKIAWEYDVQVMIEGPGHVPMQMIRRNMTEELEHCHEAPFYTLGPLTTDIAPGYDHFTSGIGAAMIGWFGCAMLCYVTPKEHLGLPNKEDVKQGLITYKIAAHAADLAKGHPGAQIRDNAMSKARFEFRWEDQFNLALDPETARQYHDETLPQASGKVAHFCSMCGPKFCSMKITQEVRDYAAGMEQMSQAFKEHGSELYHSAEIASVEVTENEQIL; this comes from the coding sequence ATGTCCCAAAATCAAACTATATCCGTTAAAGATATTTCACCAACAAACAACAAACAGCGCCCACGAAAAGAGCAGCGTGATGCAGCTCAAGAGTTTATCAGCACCATTCAAGGTGTTAGTTTCCCAAATTCAAACCGCATTTACCTCGAAGGATCACGTGCTGATATTCAAGTTCCAATGCGTGAGATCCAACTTGATAAAACGCTAGTCGGAGGATCAAAAGATTCCCCTATTTTTGAAGATAATGAACCTGTACCTGTATATGACACATCAGGCCCTTATGGCGATCCGGCTTCTCAACTCGACGTTAATCTTGGATTAAAAAAAATACGACAACCATGGATTGATGAACGCAATGATACTGAAGCACTTTCTCTTTTAAGTTCGGATTTCACTCAACAGCGCCTTTCTGATGCAGGATTAGAGCATCTACGTTTTCCCTTAAAACCAAGCCCTAAAAAAGCGCTAAATGGTAAAAGTGTGACGCAATTGCATTATGCTCGCCAAGGCATTATTACGCCTGAAATGGAGTTTATTGCTATTCGTGAGAATATGGGTCGAGAGAGAATTCGTAGCGAAGTTTTACGTCAACAACATGCAGGGTTCAGCTTCGGTGCGCATCTCCCCGATAATATTACCCCTGAATTTGTACGCCAAGAAGTTGCTGCTGGTCGAGCTATCATTCCTGCCAATATCAATCACCCTGAATCAGAGCCTATGATTATTGGACGAAATTTCTTAGTGAAAGTGAATGCCAATATTGGAAACTCCTCTGTAACCTCCTCCATTGAGGAAGAAGTTGAAAAGCTGATTTGGTCTACACGCTGGGGAGCGGATACCGTAATGGATCTCTCAACAGGTCGTTATATTCATGAAACGCGTGAGTGGATCATTCGTAACAGTCCGGTTCCTATCGGCACAGTTCCAATTTATCAAGCACTCGAGAAAGTTAACGGTATTGCTGAAGATCTCACTTGGGAAATGTTCCGAGATACCTTGCTTGAACAAGCAGAGCAAGGCGTTGATTACTTTACTATTCATGCAGGCGTGTTGTTACGTTATGTGCCTATGACGGCAAAACGCCTAACGGGCATTGTGTCTCGCGGTGGTTCGATCATGGCAAAATGGTGTTTATCGCATCATAAAGAAAATTTCCTCTACGAACATTTCCGTGAAATCTGTGAAATTTGTACGGCTTATGATGTTTCCCTTTCTCTGGGCGATGGATTAAGACCAGGTTCAATTCAAGATGCGAACGATGAAGCACAATTTTCTGAATTACATACCTTAGGTGAACTGACAAAAATTGCATGGGAATATGACGTTCAAGTCATGATAGAAGGCCCTGGCCACGTTCCAATGCAGATGATCCGTCGCAATATGACAGAAGAATTAGAGCATTGTCATGAAGCACCATTTTATACATTAGGTCCCCTCACTACGGACATTGCACCGGGTTACGATCACTTCACATCAGGTATTGGTGCGGCAATGATTGGCTGGTTTGGTTGTGCAATGCTCTGTTATGTCACCCCTAAAGAGCATCTAGGCTTGCCTAACAAAGAAGATGTAAAACAAGGACTTATTACTTATAAAATTGCTGCTCATGCCGCCGATTTAGCCAAAGGACATCCTGGAGCTCAAATTCGTGATAATGCAATGTCAAAAGCCCGCTTTGAGTTTAGATGGGAAGATCAATTTAATCTGGCACTTGATCCTGAAACCGCACGCCAATATCACGATGAAACCTTGCCTCAAGCATCAGGTAAAGTCGCTCACTTCTGCTCAATGTGTGGCCCTAAATTCTGCTCAATGAAAATAACTCAAGAAGTACGTGATTATGCGGCTGGTATGGAACAAATGTCTCAAGCCTTTAAAGAGCATGGCAGTGAGTTATACCACAGTGCAGAAATCGCCAGTGTTGAGGTGACTGAAAATGAACAGATCCTCTAA
- the nudC gene encoding NAD(+) diphosphatase, with protein sequence MHLYTLTGSEKGWWTVSLGGRVWLPKGELPFGLAKDWDLIGQHAKIVGEWQGETVWLIHGKMDNDMCSPRLIASQDENLFKLVGRGVQLAEFYRSHRFCGYCGSKMRHSESEWACLCDNCHERYYPQIAPCIIVGIRHEDKILLAHHVRHKHSPLYTVLAGFVEVGETLEEAVAREVFEESNIRIRNIRYVSSQPWPFPHSLMMGFLADYDGGELRHDPSELTSAGWYRYDQLPQIPPPDTIARRLIEDTIANIRQDKEKN encoded by the coding sequence ATGCATTTATATACATTAACAGGCTCCGAAAAGGGCTGGTGGACAGTCAGTCTTGGTGGACGAGTATGGTTACCTAAAGGTGAACTTCCGTTTGGCTTAGCTAAAGATTGGGATCTCATTGGTCAGCACGCCAAAATTGTTGGTGAATGGCAAGGTGAAACAGTTTGGCTTATTCATGGAAAAATGGATAACGACATGTGTTCACCAAGGCTTATCGCTTCACAGGATGAAAACTTATTTAAATTAGTTGGTCGAGGTGTCCAGCTGGCTGAGTTTTATCGTTCCCATCGTTTTTGTGGTTATTGTGGCTCTAAAATGCGCCATAGTGAGAGTGAATGGGCGTGTTTATGCGACAACTGTCATGAACGTTATTATCCACAAATTGCCCCTTGCATTATTGTGGGTATTCGCCATGAAGATAAAATCTTATTAGCACATCATGTTAGGCATAAACATTCACCTCTTTATACTGTACTTGCTGGTTTTGTTGAGGTTGGTGAAACCTTAGAAGAAGCCGTAGCCCGTGAAGTGTTTGAAGAGAGTAATATTCGTATTCGTAATATTCGCTATGTATCCTCTCAGCCTTGGCCATTCCCTCATTCCTTAATGATGGGCTTTTTAGCCGACTATGATGGTGGTGAACTACGCCACGATCCTTCTGAATTAACGAGTGCAGGTTGGTATCGTTACGATCAATTACCGCAGATCCCACCGCCAGATACGATTGCTCGACGCTTGATAGAAGATACGATAGCCAATATTAGACAAGATAAAGAAAAGAACTAA
- the purD gene encoding phosphoribosylamine--glycine ligase — protein MKILIIGNGGREHALAWKAVQSPLATHVFVAPGNAGTALESGVENVAISATDISALVAFALENKIDLTIVGPEAPLVIGVVDAFKDAGLTIFGPTKGAAQLEGSKAFTKDFLARHKIPTADYQNFTEIAPALEYLNKVGAPIVIKADGLAAGKGVIVAMTQAEAEAAIKDMLAGNVFGDAGHRIVIEEFLDGEEASFIVMVDGEHVIPMATSQDHKRVGDGDTGPNTGGMGAYSPAPVVTPEIHQQVMEKIIYPTVKGMASEGYRYQGFLYAGLMIDKQGVAKVIEFNCRFGDPETQPIMMRMQSDLVELCLAGAKGNLKDKDSLWDPRPALGIVIAAGGYPADYRQGDVIEGLTPTSSTTAKVFQAGTTLNNKGDVITAGGRVLCVTALGDDIEQAQKNAYALAKDIHWNGSFYRHDIGYRAIARLKK, from the coding sequence ATGAAGATTCTGATTATTGGTAATGGCGGTCGTGAACATGCTTTAGCTTGGAAAGCGGTTCAGTCGCCGCTTGCAACACACGTTTTTGTTGCCCCTGGCAATGCTGGCACTGCATTAGAAAGTGGTGTTGAGAATGTCGCTATCAGTGCAACAGATATTTCTGCATTAGTCGCATTTGCTCTCGAAAATAAAATTGATTTAACTATTGTAGGGCCTGAAGCACCACTAGTTATTGGTGTTGTAGATGCATTTAAAGATGCTGGGCTGACCATCTTTGGACCAACAAAAGGAGCCGCGCAGTTAGAAGGCTCTAAAGCCTTCACAAAAGATTTTTTAGCTCGTCATAAAATTCCAACTGCGGATTATCAAAATTTCACAGAAATAGCACCTGCACTTGAGTACCTTAATAAAGTAGGTGCGCCAATTGTTATCAAAGCGGATGGTTTAGCTGCAGGTAAAGGCGTTATTGTTGCTATGACTCAAGCTGAGGCTGAAGCTGCAATTAAAGATATGCTGGCTGGCAATGTGTTTGGTGATGCAGGACATCGTATTGTTATCGAAGAATTTCTTGATGGCGAAGAAGCTAGCTTTATTGTGATGGTTGATGGTGAACACGTTATTCCAATGGCTACAAGCCAAGATCATAAACGTGTTGGCGATGGAGATACTGGACCTAACACAGGAGGAATGGGTGCATATTCACCAGCACCTGTTGTTACACCAGAAATCCACCAGCAAGTAATGGAAAAAATCATTTATCCAACAGTTAAGGGAATGGCTTCTGAAGGATATCGTTACCAAGGTTTCCTTTATGCTGGGTTGATGATTGATAAGCAAGGCGTTGCTAAAGTTATCGAGTTTAACTGTCGTTTTGGTGATCCAGAAACTCAACCGATTATGATGCGTATGCAATCTGACTTAGTTGAGCTGTGTTTAGCTGGAGCAAAGGGTAACTTAAAAGATAAGGATTCCCTTTGGGACCCTCGTCCAGCTTTAGGGATTGTAATTGCAGCTGGCGGCTACCCTGCGGATTATCGTCAAGGTGATGTTATCGAAGGCTTAACACCAACATCATCAACAACGGCAAAAGTATTTCAAGCTGGAACAACACTCAATAACAAAGGCGACGTTATCACAGCAGGTGGGCGAGTACTATGTGTAACTGCATTAGGTGATGATATCGAGCAAGCTCAAAAAAATGCTTATGCTTTAGCAAAAGATATTCATTGGAATGGTAGTTTTTATCGCCATGATATCGGCTATCGAGCGATTGCACGCTTAAAGAAATAA
- the idi gene encoding isopentenyl-diphosphate Delta-isomerase, with product MEDAVILVDKNDNELGTMPKLEAHIVGALHRAFSIFIFNSKQQLLIQQRAISKYHSGGLWANTCCSHPLPNELLSDAIHRRLDEELGMKCDMQSIGTILYNEKVTDDLIEHEFDHLFLGFSNELPHSNPDEVMNYRWISLDSLYQDIEENAQNYSVWFRYILNRMGIEQFSRWSQGII from the coding sequence GTGGAAGACGCTGTCATTCTCGTAGATAAAAATGATAATGAGCTGGGAACAATGCCAAAGCTTGAAGCTCATATTGTAGGCGCCTTACATCGAGCCTTTTCAATATTTATTTTTAATTCAAAACAGCAATTACTTATTCAGCAACGTGCAATATCTAAATATCACTCTGGTGGGTTATGGGCAAATACATGTTGTAGTCACCCGCTTCCAAACGAATTACTTTCAGATGCCATTCATCGTCGTTTAGATGAAGAATTAGGTATGAAATGTGATATGCAATCTATTGGAACCATTCTGTATAACGAAAAAGTGACAGATGATCTGATAGAGCATGAATTTGATCACCTATTTCTTGGGTTTAGTAACGAATTACCACATAGCAATCCAGATGAAGTGATGAATTATCGCTGGATCTCTCTCGATTCTCTTTATCAAGATATTGAAGAGAATGCACAAAATTACAGTGTTTGGTTTCGTTATATATTAAATCGAATGGGAATTGAGCAATTTTCTCGTTGGAGCCAAGGTATTATTTAG
- the nfi gene encoding deoxyribonuclease V (cleaves DNA at apurinic or apyrimidinic sites): MINTQQLRQEQTEKAQQIILTDQFTAPTYIAGADVGFEEGGAVTRAAIVIMHYPSFEILEYQIARIPTTLPYIPGLLSFRECPALLAAWQLIKQKPSLIFVDGQGIAHPRRLGVASHFGLLVDTPTIGVAKSRLCGTDKAINEEIGSHEPLMDKNEQIGWIYRSKKKCKPLYISPGHKVSMDGALQWVELCMKGYRLPEPTRWADGIASNRRLFEQLNKNKL, translated from the coding sequence ATGATTAATACCCAACAATTACGTCAAGAGCAGACAGAAAAAGCTCAACAGATTATTTTAACAGACCAATTTACAGCACCAACTTACATAGCAGGTGCTGATGTTGGTTTTGAAGAAGGTGGCGCAGTTACTCGCGCCGCCATCGTGATAATGCATTACCCTTCTTTTGAAATTCTTGAATATCAAATCGCGCGAATACCTACAACTCTTCCTTATATCCCCGGTTTACTTTCATTTAGAGAGTGCCCTGCGTTACTTGCTGCCTGGCAACTAATAAAACAAAAACCTTCTCTTATTTTTGTCGATGGGCAAGGTATTGCGCATCCTAGAAGGCTCGGTGTTGCAAGTCATTTTGGCTTATTAGTGGATACACCTACTATCGGTGTGGCAAAAAGCCGTTTATGTGGCACCGATAAAGCTATCAATGAAGAGATAGGAAGTCATGAGCCGTTAATGGATAAGAATGAGCAAATAGGATGGATTTATCGCAGTAAGAAAAAATGCAAACCCCTGTATATTTCTCCGGGTCATAAAGTGAGTATGGATGGCGCTTTGCAGTGGGTTGAGTTGTGTATGAAAGGATATCGATTGCCAGAACCTACGCGTTGGGCTGATGGTATTGCTTCAAATAGGCGATTATTTGAGCAGTTGAATAAGAATAAGCTCTAA
- the purH gene encoding bifunctional phosphoribosylaminoimidazolecarboxamide formyltransferase/IMP cyclohydrolase has protein sequence MQHLRPIRRALLSVSDKAGILEFAKALVERKVELLSTGGTARLLAEAGLPVIEVSDYTGFPEMMDGRVKTLHPKVHGGILGRRGQDDAIMEEHEIRPIDMVVVNLYPFAKTVARPDCSLADAVENIDIGGPTMVRSAAKNHKDVTIVVNSNDYERVIEEMDNHENSLTLDTRFDLAIKAFEHTAAYDGMIANYFGQKVAPYYGDTSQPSGTFPRTLNLNYIKKQDMRYGENAHQQAAFYIEENIEEASIATANQLQGKALSYNNIADTDAALECVKSFSEPACVIVKHANPCGVAIANTLAQAYDNAFKTDPTSAFGGIIAFNRPLDAKTASAIIERQFVEVIIAPSINEDALPILETKPNVRVLACGQWQEAKPALDFKRVNGGLLIQDRDLGMVKEENLRVVTQRQPSERELKDALFCWKVAKFVKSNAIVYAKNDMTVGIGAGQMSRVYSAKIAGIKAADEGLEVAGCAMASDAFFPFRDGIDAAALAGVTCVIQPGGSIRDDEVIAAANEHNIAMIFTNMRHFRH, from the coding sequence ATGCAACATCTTCGTCCTATCCGCCGTGCACTTTTAAGTGTGTCTGATAAAGCAGGTATTTTAGAATTTGCTAAAGCACTTGTTGAAAGAAAAGTAGAACTCTTATCTACAGGTGGAACCGCACGTCTATTAGCAGAAGCTGGCTTACCGGTTATTGAAGTCTCCGATTACACAGGTTTCCCAGAAATGATGGATGGCAGAGTGAAAACACTGCACCCTAAAGTACATGGTGGGATCCTAGGTCGTCGTGGACAAGACGATGCAATTATGGAAGAACATGAAATTCGTCCTATCGATATGGTCGTCGTAAATCTTTATCCTTTCGCTAAAACGGTAGCTCGCCCAGATTGCTCATTAGCAGATGCGGTAGAGAATATCGATATTGGTGGACCAACGATGGTTCGCTCCGCGGCAAAAAATCATAAAGACGTTACGATTGTAGTAAATAGTAATGACTATGAAAGAGTGATTGAAGAAATGGATAATCACGAAAATAGCCTTACTTTAGATACACGTTTTGATTTGGCGATTAAAGCCTTTGAACACACCGCTGCTTATGACGGAATGATTGCTAACTACTTCGGTCAGAAAGTTGCTCCTTATTATGGCGATACTTCACAACCATCAGGTACTTTCCCTCGTACCTTAAATCTGAACTATATAAAGAAACAAGATATGCGTTATGGTGAAAATGCTCACCAACAAGCAGCTTTCTATATAGAAGAGAATATAGAAGAAGCATCTATTGCCACTGCAAACCAATTACAAGGCAAAGCGCTTTCTTATAACAATATAGCTGATACTGATGCAGCATTAGAATGTGTGAAATCATTTTCTGAGCCCGCATGTGTTATTGTGAAACATGCAAACCCTTGCGGTGTTGCAATTGCGAACACGCTCGCACAAGCATATGACAATGCATTTAAAACTGATCCAACCTCTGCATTTGGTGGCATTATCGCATTCAATCGGCCATTAGATGCAAAAACAGCAAGTGCAATCATTGAGCGTCAATTTGTTGAAGTGATCATTGCTCCTTCTATTAATGAAGATGCATTACCAATTTTAGAAACAAAACCAAATGTTCGTGTATTAGCTTGTGGTCAATGGCAAGAAGCCAAACCAGCGTTGGACTTCAAACGTGTTAATGGTGGGCTGCTAATTCAAGATCGTGACTTAGGTATGGTAAAAGAAGAAAACTTAAGAGTGGTCACTCAACGTCAACCAAGTGAACGTGAACTTAAAGATGCACTCTTCTGCTGGAAAGTCGCCAAATTCGTAAAATCAAATGCCATTGTTTACGCTAAAAACGATATGACAGTCGGTATTGGTGCAGGACAAATGAGTCGTGTGTATTCTGCAAAAATTGCAGGTATTAAAGCTGCTGATGAAGGTTTAGAAGTTGCAGGCTGTGCAATGGCATCAGATGCATTCTTTCCATTTAGAGACGGCATTGATGCAGCAGCACTTGCTGGCGTGACTTGTGTTATTCAACCTGGTGGTTCAATTCGTGATGATGAAGTGATTGCAGCTGCAAATGAGCATAACATCGCAATGATTTTCACCAATATGCGTCACTTCCGTCATTAA
- the hemE gene encoding uroporphyrinogen decarboxylase, whose translation MSELKNDRYLRALLRQPVDVTPVWMMRQAGRYLPEYKETRAQAGDFISLCKNTELACEVTLQPLRRFPLDAAILFSDILTIPDAMGLGLYFETGEGPRFKSPINSIDDIKKLPIPDPEDELGYVMNAVRAIRHALQGSVPLIGFSGSPWTLATYMVEGGSSKAFTKIKKMMYSEPQALHLLLDKLADSVILYLNAQIKAGAQSIMIFDTWGGVLTGRDYQLFSLHYMHKIVDGLIREYDGRKVPVTLFTKGGGRWLEAMAATGCDALGLDWTIDIEDARRRVGDKVALQGNMDPSMLYAPPARIEQEVETILAGFGKGNGHVFNLGHGIHQDVPPEHAGAFIDAVHRLSKPYHQDND comes from the coding sequence ATGAGTGAGTTGAAAAACGACCGCTATTTACGTGCGCTGTTGCGCCAACCTGTTGATGTCACCCCAGTTTGGATGATGCGTCAGGCAGGCAGATATCTTCCTGAATATAAGGAAACACGGGCACAGGCGGGGGATTTCATCTCATTGTGCAAGAACACAGAATTAGCATGTGAAGTGACATTACAGCCTTTAAGACGCTTTCCTTTAGATGCTGCTATTTTATTTTCTGATATTTTAACTATTCCAGATGCAATGGGATTGGGTCTTTACTTTGAAACAGGTGAAGGTCCTCGTTTTAAATCACCAATAAATAGTATTGATGATATTAAAAAACTACCTATTCCTGATCCTGAAGATGAGCTGGGATATGTGATGAATGCAGTGCGTGCTATTCGTCATGCTTTGCAGGGTAGTGTGCCATTAATTGGTTTTTCAGGAAGCCCTTGGACACTGGCAACCTATATGGTTGAAGGTGGAAGTAGTAAGGCCTTCACAAAAATTAAAAAAATGATGTATTCAGAGCCTCAAGCACTACATCTATTGCTGGATAAACTGGCAGATAGCGTTATTCTGTATCTGAATGCTCAAATTAAAGCGGGTGCGCAGTCTATCATGATCTTTGATACATGGGGCGGTGTGCTAACAGGCCGTGATTACCAACTCTTCTCATTACACTATATGCATAAGATTGTTGATGGTCTTATCCGTGAATATGATGGAAGAAAAGTACCAGTCACTTTATTTACCAAAGGTGGCGGTCGCTGGCTAGAAGCGATGGCTGCGACAGGTTGCGATGCATTAGGACTCGATTGGACGATTGATATCGAAGATGCACGTCGTCGAGTAGGGGATAAGGTTGCTCTACAAGGCAATATGGATCCTTCTATGCTGTATGCACCGCCTGCCAGAATAGAACAAGAAGTCGAAACTATTCTTGCTGGATTTGGTAAAGGTAATGGTCATGTCTTTAATCTTGGGCACGGTATTCATCAAGATGTTCCACCAGAACATGCTGGTGCATTTATTGATGCGGTTCACCGTTTATCGAAGCCTTATCATCAGGATAATGATTAA
- a CDS encoding YjaG family protein, protein MLKNPIHLRLEKLEAWQHLTFMACLCERMYPNYQVFCRETGFTDPMLYRRILDLVWETLTVKDAKVNFDSQLEKLEEAIPDASQFEIYGVYPAIDACVALSEIVHSRLSGESLSHAIEVSKLSVGTVASLEMTQAEREMSEEELRSLPAVIEEFDIQWEIYRLLVECEERDIELIKGLRADLREAGMSNIGIELTH, encoded by the coding sequence ATGTTGAAGAACCCAATCCATTTACGTTTAGAAAAGCTAGAAGCTTGGCAACACCTGACGTTTATGGCATGCCTGTGTGAGAGAATGTACCCAAACTATCAGGTATTTTGTCGCGAAACAGGATTTACCGATCCAATGCTTTATCGCCGTATTCTCGATCTGGTTTGGGAAACTTTAACGGTGAAAGATGCAAAGGTTAACTTTGATTCTCAATTAGAGAAGTTAGAAGAAGCTATTCCTGATGCATCTCAGTTCGAGATTTATGGTGTCTATCCTGCGATTGACGCCTGTGTTGCACTTAGTGAAATTGTTCACTCTCGTTTAAGCGGTGAATCATTAAGTCACGCTATTGAAGTGAGCAAATTATCAGTAGGGACAGTTGCTTCACTTGAAATGACACAAGCAGAAAGAGAAATGAGTGAAGAAGAGCTTAGATCTCTACCTGCAGTTATTGAAGAGTTCGATATCCAATGGGAAATTTACCGTCTACTTGTAGAATGTGAAGAAAGAGATATCGAGCTGATTAAAGGTCTACGTGCAGACCTTCGTGAAGCTGGAATGAGCAATATCGGTATAGAATTAACGCACTAA